In the genome of bacterium, the window GGATGGAGGCGCGGGCCCGGACGCGGGCGGGTGCGGCGATCGGAGCGCTCGTGAAGCTCAGGCCGAAGACGGCGCGTGTGATCCGCGGCGGCGCGGAACAGGAAATCCCGGTGGGGACCGTTCAGGTCGGCGATCTCATCCGCGTCCGGCCCGGCGAGAAGGTCCCTGTCGATGGGATCCTCGTTGAGGGGACGTCGGCGGTCGACGAGAGCATGCTGACCGGCGAGAGCCTCCCGGTCGTGAAGGGGCCGGGCGATACCGTCATCGGGGCCACCCTCAACGCGACGGGATCGTTTCTGTTTCGCGCCACGAAGATAGGGCGGGACACGACGCTAGCCCAGATCGTGCGGCTGGTGGAGGCGGCACAAGGATCGAAAGCCCCCATCCAGCGCCTCGCCGACACCGTCTCCGCATACTTCGTCCCCGCCGTCCTGATCATTGCCGTCCTCACATTTGCCGGCTGGCTCGCGTTTGGACCTGAACCGCGCCTGACGCTCGCCCTGACCGCCGCGATCGCGGTCCTCATCATCGCTTGTCCCTGCGCGCTTGGGCTGGCCACCCCCACGGCAATTATGGTCGGGACCGGGAAGGCTGCAGAGTTCGGCGTCCTTATCCGTGGCGGGGAGGCGCTGGAGCAGGCGCGGAGGATCACGGCCATCGTGTTCGACAAGACCGGGACCCTCACGCGGGGCACGCTTCGGGTCACACAGGTGCTCCCCGTGGACGGTGTGACGGAAGGCGAGCTGCTCCAGCTGGGTGCCGCGGCGGAGGTCGGCTCTGAGCACCCGCTTGGGACGGCCATCGTCGACCGCGCCCGCCACCTGGATCTGACGCTCCCCGCAGCGGAAGACTTTCACGCGCTGGCGGGTCAAGGCGTCCGGGCCCGGGTGGGCGGTCGCGAAGTGTTGCTGGGCAACCGGTCGTTGATGCAGCAGCACCGCGTGGCGCTCGATGGACTCGTGGAGCGAGCGGAGGCGTGCGCCCAAGACGGCGCCTCGCCGCTCTACATCGCGGTGGATGGCCGCGGGGCCGGCGTGATCGCTGTCGCCGACACGCTGAAACCGGAGTCGCGCGACGCCATGACACTGCTGCGGGCCCTGGGACTGGAGGTCTGGATGGTGACGGGCGATCATCGCGGCACCGCGCTCGCCATTGCGCGCGAGGCCGGGATCGACCAGGCACATGTGCTCGTCGAGGTGCGTCCGGATCAGAAAGCGGACGTGGTAAAGCGGCTACAGGCGGAGGGGAAGATCGTGGCGATGGTGGGCGACGGCATCAACGATGCGCCGGCGCTGGCGCAGGCCAATCTCGGGATCGCCATCGGGACCGGGACCGACGTCGCGATCGCCGCCTCTGACATTACGCTGATCGGCGGGGATCTCCGCACGATCGCCACGGCGATCGCCCTCTCGCGCAGGACGGTCGGGGTCATCATCCAGGGGCTGATCTGGGCATTCGCGTACAACGTGCTGCTCATCCCTGTCGCCATGGGCGTGCTGTATCCCTGGATCCACGTGCTGCTCAGCCCGGTGCTCGCCGCGGCGGCGATGGCGATGAGCAGCGTGAGCGTGGTGACCAATGCCCTTCGGCTCCGGGGCTTCCGCCCACCGCTATCATTGAGGCCCGACTCTGGAACGGAGGGGAGACCATGACCACCGTTGTTCTGACGGTGCCCGGCATCTCATGCGAGCACTGCGAGCGGACCATCCGCGAGGCCCTGACCCCGGTCAAGGGGATCCAGCGCCTCGACGTGAACATCACGGCGAAGCAGGTGCGCGTCACCTACGACGAAACCCAGGTCGCGACCGAGAAGATGAAGGAGATTCTCCGGCAGGAAGGGTACCCGGTCGCATCTTGACCAAAACGGGGGAGGAGAGATCGATGGCTGCGACGATCCCGGAGCCCGTCAAGACGTTTCTCGAGAAGCCAAATTTCGCTGTCCTCGCCACCCAATCTCGTTCGGGTCGCGTGCAGGCGACGCCCGTGTGGTTCGTGCGTGCCGGCGGCGAGATCCTGATCAACACCAGCGCCGGCCGGACAAAGCTGCGGAACATGGAAGCCAACCCCCAGGTCACCCTGGCGATTGTCGATCGCGAGAACCCGTACCAGTACGTTCAGATCCAGGGTCGGGTTGTGAAGTTCGATAAGGATAACGGCGCGAAAGGCATCGACCGGCTCTCGCAGCGATACATGGGGAAGCCCTATGCGTATTCGGGCGGCGATAACCCGAAGAATCGGGTCAGCATCCACATCGCCCCCGAACGGGTCGACGCACACAACCTCTAGCGACCTGAGGCGACCGGCCGGCGTGGTCGCCTAACGCGGTGGCTGCTGCTGGATCCAGGCAATCACGTCCTCGGCGTTCTTATCAGGGGGGAACACCGGATAGAAGAGTTTGATGATCCGCCCGTGCAGAGCCACCAACGTGAGCCGCTTGATGAGGACCATCGACTCCACTTCAAAGGTGGGCAACCGGAGCGCACGCGCAAACCGCAACTCAGTGTCGCTGAGCAGCTCCATGGGCAGGTGAAGGCGTTCGACCGCCTCGCGCTGGTCATCGGTGGTCTGCGTGCTGAGGCCAAACACCTGCGCGCCCAGGTGCCGCAGTTCCTGATAATGATCTCGGAAGGCACACGCCTGGGGGGTGCAGCCTCGCGCCCCGGGGATCTCATTCCAGCCTGTTGGGATCTCGACGTCGGGCCGGCCGGTGCGCGGGTAGCAGTAGATGACCGTCAGCTCGGGGAGCGCCCCGAGGTTCACCGCTCGGCCGGACGTGGACGCCAAGGACACCGCGGGCAGGCGTGCGCCCGGCAGATGATCGCAGGCTCCATCGTCGATCGGCATAGGCAGGTCCGGTGGAAGTTCGTACAGGTTGTCTGTTCTCGCCATCTGCGTCCCTCAGTAGACCGACGGGGCGTAGACGTTCACCGTCACGAGCGACTCCGCCCCGCTGTTTACGATTTCGTGGGCCTCGCCGGCCTCGATCAAGAGCAGCGCACCGGCGTCCAGCTCGACGCGACGACCCTCGACCACCGCGGCCCCCGAGCCGGACACGACATACAGCCATTGGTCCGAATCGGGATGGACGTTGTCATCTCCGCCGGTCGACTGGCCCGCCTCTAGCACCATCACCGCCGCCTGCGATCGCTCGGTCCCGGCCACGATCCGGAAGAACGACCGCATCCCGCCGGTCTGAACGCGTTTCATGATTCGTCTACGCTCGCGCGGACTGAACGGTTCCAGCCGGCGGCGATCCCTCTCCTCTTTCGTGTCACCCAGCCGGGGAGCCTGCCGGCTGCTTGGGCCACGGAGGAATTCGCGCTCAGATACCCTGAATACTCCGCCCCAAATGGCGTCTCCCGATGCGAAGGGACACCTGGTCGTTCACGAGGATCCACGGCTGGCTGCCCAACTCGACCAGCTGGCCGCCGGCAGCCGCCTGGTGTTCTTCGCCGGACTGCCGGGCACGGGCAAGAGCCTGCTCATTCATCAAATGGCGCATCTCGCGCACGCCGCCGGCCGCGAAATCCACCTCTTGCAGTGGGACGTGGTTCGTCCCCGGTTCGAGGCCGGCCGTGCGGGCGTGCGGCACCCAACCGAGCAGGGGGTAACCCACAGCGTCATCCGAAAGGCGGTCGGCGTCTGGGTGCGCCACGCGATGGTCGCATGGCACCACCACCACCCCGAATCCAGGCACCTGCTGATCGGCGAGACGCCGCTCGTGGGCCATCGCTTCATCGAACTGGCCCGCCGCGAGGACGACGCCGCCGAGCCACTTCTCGCGGCAGGCTCGTGTCGCTTCGTGATTCCAGTCCCCTCGCTCGAGGTTCGCCGGTTCCTCGAAGCCGAACGGGACCGGCGCATCCACCGGCCGGTACATGACCGCGAGCGGGAAGACGCGCCCCCGCACGTCCTTCGCGCTCTGTGGGGCGAACTGGTCGATGCGGGGCGCGCTTTGGGAGTCGACCGCAACGGCGAGCCCGCCGCGGCCCCGCCGTATGACCCCGGCCTTTACGAACGCGTCTACCGGCTCGTGCTTCGACATCGTCATGTGGCAAGCCTCATCGTGGATAGGGTCCTCTCCAACGAAGGCCGCTCGGTCTATGAGTTCCACATCCCCGCACACGACGTCGTGCCTTCCGCAGACGAGACCGATCGCTTCATCGAAAAAATCGAGCAGCAGTACCCCGACTTGAGCGGCCTACAGGACGAAGTTGATCGCTGGTACGTGGTGTGAGCCCCGATTTCCGATCTGACTATGCACGGTGGACTTCGGGGCTGCGAAGGAGTTCGGGGACCAAACTGGAAATTCCGGTCATGGCGGATCACGCCGCTATTGAGCGCATCCACGGCTATTGCGGCTTCTGCATCGCCCGCTGCGGCACCGTGGCGACGGTGGAAGATGGTCGCTTCACGCGGCTGGACCCCGACCCATCGCACCCGACCGGCCAGGCGATCTGCGCCAAGGGGCGGGCGGCTCCGGAAATCGTGTACCACCGGGAGAGACTCACCTACCCGCTCCGCCGGACCCGCCCGAAGGGCGACCCCGACCCCGGCTGGGAACGGATCGGCTGGGACCAGGCGCTGAACCTGACCGCCGCCGCGATGCGCGAGGTCGCCGAACGGCATGGACCGCACGCGGTCGCCTTTACCGTCTCTTCCCCCTCCACGACCGCGATCGCGGATTCCAGCGGCTACATCCGGCGGCTGGCGAACGCCTTCGGCACCCCAAACGCGAACATCACCCTCGACATCTGCGGGTGGGGGCGCGCCTTCGCCACGCGCTACACATATGGCGTCGCCAGCGTCGGCGCCTCCTCCGGGGGCGCCATGCCGGATATCGAGAACAGCGGCGTGCTGATCCTGTGGGGCTACAACCCCAGCTTCACCCGCCTCACCCACGCGACCGCCGTTGTCGCAGCGCTCCGGCGCGGCATGCGGCTGATCGTCATCGACCCGCGCCATGTCGGCCTTGCCGGCAAAGCCGATCTTTGGCTCAGGGTGCGGCCCGGCACCGACGGCGCGCTGGCGCTCGGCCTCGCCAATGTGATGCTCGAGCGCGGCTGGTACGACCGCGACTTCATCCGCAGTTGGAGCAACGGGTCGCACCTGGTACGCGCCGACACAGGCCGCGTGCTGACCGAGCGCGACCTCAATCCGAGCGGTGATGGGGGCCGCGTCCTCTCCTGGGACAGCGTGGCGGCGCGGCCGGTGCCGTATGACACCACCGCGGGGCGGTACGAGGGCGACGGCACCAATCTCGCGCTGGACGGCGAATACGGTGTCGTCACGCCGCGGGGCGAGGTCCTCTGCCACCCCGCCTTCGAGCTGTATAGACGGCTCTGCAGGCGCTACACGCCGGAGACCGTCGAAGCGATCTGCTGGATTCCGCGCGCCCAGGTCGAGGAAGCCGCACGGCTGATCTGGCACGCGCGCCCGGTGTCCTATTACGCGTGGAGCGGCCACGAGCAGCACGCCAACGTCACGCAGACGGCGCGCGCCATGTCGCTGCTGTATGCCCTCACCGGCTCTTTCGACCGGCCCGGCGGCAATGTGCTGTTCGCGGCGCCGCCGGCCGCGCCGATCGACGGCCAGGAGCTGCCGTCGGCGCGCCATATGGCCCCGACAGTGGGCCTCGCCGAGCGCCCGCTCGGGCCGGCGCGGTGGGGCTACGTGACCACCCGCGATCTCTACCGGGCCATTCTGGAGGGGAACCCCTACCCGGTCCGCGTCGTGATCGGCTTCGGCGCCAACATGGTGCTGGCCCATGCCGGCGGCAGGCAAGGGCGCGAGGCCCTCAAGGCGTTGCCATTCTACGCGCATGCCGATCTGTTCATGAACCCGACTGCCGAGCTGGCCGATGTGGTGCTGCCGGTCGCCTCGGCTTTTGAGCGCGAGGCGTTGAAGATCGGCTTCGATGTCAGCCAGGAGGCGCAGTCACTGATTCAGCTCCGTCCGGCGGTCGTGCCGCCGCCCGGCGAAGCGCGCGCGGATACCGACATCATCTTCGATCTCGCGGGCCGGCTTGGACTTGCGGCGCAGTTCTGGAATGGCGACATCGATGCCGCGTACCGCCATCAGCTGGCCCCGACCGGCGTGACGTTGGAGCAGCTGCGCGCCGCCCCCCGCGGCGTGCGGGTGCCGCTACAACCCCGCCACGCCAAATATGCCGAGCCGGACGCGAACGGCGTGCCCCGCGGCTTCGCAACACCTTCGCGCAAGATCGAACTCTACTCGCAAACTTTTCTCGATCACGGCTACACGCCGCTGCCGGATTTTTCTGAGCCGCCTGTCGGCCCCGTGGCGCGGCCCGATCTGGCTGCGCGTTTTCCGCTGATCCTGACGAGCGCGAAACCGTCGCTATTCTGCCAGACCCAGCACCGCGCGCTGTCGAGTCTGCGGAGGCGCGCCCGGCATCCCGAGGTGGAGCTGCATCCCGCGGCGGCGCAGGTACGCGGGATCGCCAACGGGGACTGGGTGTCGATCGAGACGCCGGAGGGCAGCGTACGCGCCCGCGCCCGGCTCAACGCGGACCTCGATCCCCGTGTGGTGGTCGGCGAGCATGGCTGGTGGCAGGGCTGTGCCGAACTCGGCGCGCCCGGCTACGATCCCTTCAGCCCGATGGGCGCCAACTTCAACCTGCTCATCGGCACAGACGCGCTCGACCCAGTCAGCGGCACCGCGCCGCATCGCTCCTACCTGTGCCAGATTCGACCCGTCGCGCAAGGAACGGTGCCGGGACCCCCAAGCCCGTAATCCCCACCGCGACGTCACACCTCCGCCAGCAACCGCGTAAACCAGGCCAGGCGGGGGGCGATCGTGGAGACCACGACGTGTTCGTGCTCGGCGTGGCCGCCGTCCCCGACCGCGCCGAGCCCGTCGAGCGTGGGTACCCCGAGCGCCGCGGTAAAGTTGCCATCGCTGCCGCCGCCGGTTCCGCTCGCAGGGAGATCGAACCCCTCGTCCGCCGCGATACGCTTGGCCAGAATGTAGAGTCGGCGTGACGCCTCGGTCTCCTCCATGGGCGGCCGGTTCAGGCCCCCGGTAATCCGGGTCGAGGTCCCGCGGATGAAGGTGGGGCGGTTGCGGATCCCCTCGTCGGCCCGGCGTGCCTCCTCCGCGGTGCGGACCCGGAGATCGATCTCCGCCTCAGCGTGGGCCGCGACGACGTTCGAGCGCGTGCCCCCGCGGACCACGCCGACGTTCACCGTCGTTCCGCGGGCCGGATCGTTCAGCGTGTGCAGGTCGACGACCTGGCGGGCCAGCTCGAGGACGGCGCTTCGCCCTTTCTCCGGATCGGCTCCGGCGTGGCTCGCGACCCCCTCCACATCGAGGTGATACATCCCCACCCCTTTCCGCCAGAGTTTGATCGCGCCTTCGGCGCCCACGGATGGCTCGAGCACGAAGACGCACTCCGACGCGCGCGCCAGCCGCTCGATGATTGGACGGGACGTGGGGCTTCCCACCTCCTCTTCGGAGTTGCCGAAAAACGTGAACGTCTTATCCTTGGCGACGCCCGCCTCGAGGGCGAGCCGCAGTCCCCAGAGCGCCTGGAGGTCCCCGTACTTCATGTCGAACGATCCGGGGCCGGTCAACCGGTCGCCATCGATCCGGCACGGCAGCCGCTGGACCGTCCCGACCGGCCAGACCGTGTCGAAGTGACCCAGCAGCAGGATCTTGCGGGCGCCCTCCCCGATCCTGGCCTCAAAGTGATCCCCCCATCGCTCCTGGCGGTGCCACGTGATCTCCGCTCGCGCGTACTCACGGTACCATTCCGCGAGATGCCGGCCCGCGCGGTCGCACGCGGCCTTGTCCACGGTGGGCGATTCGAGCTCGACAAAAGTCCGCAGGTCGGACAGGAACGCCTCCAGATGCCGGTCAACCGAGGAGCGAAAGCTGGGCAAGGTACTCCCTCCCGTGCGAATTCAGTGGTACAATTCCTCGTCGAGCCGGCGCAGTTCGTCGAGGTTCCCGCGGCGCATCTCACGGCGCCCGTCCTCGAGGTCGTGGATCACCGCCACCAGCTGCTCGTTCAGCGGCGCGCGGACTCCGGCCCGGCGGCCCACATCGACCACGGCGCCGAGCTGCACGTCGACCTCCGTCCGCCGGCGCCGGACGGCCAGATCGCGCCAGATGCCGCTCTTCTGCTTGAGCGAGTGACGGTTGAATGCTACGAGGCGATCGAGGCTGCGCTGGATCCCATCCCAGTCCCGAGGCGTGGCGAACCGCATGGCATTAGGATCGTATCCATCGAATCCTTCGCTCTGGACCCCTTCCCCGTCGGCGACCTCGACCACCTCAGCGGCCAGGTTGGCCAGCAGGGACCGGCAGCGAGGATCGGCGAGCACCTCCGCCATCGTCTCGTCCACGACGGCCGTCGCGAACAGCATCGATGCGTATCCCAGCTTTCCCCAGAGGTAGCCCCAGATGTTTTGTGTCAGCGTGGTGTGCTCGAGAAACGCGTCCTTGAGGATCACCCCCAACTGCTGGAGCCGCGGGCTCAGGCGCCCATCCAGTTCACCCAGGTAGAGCGCTCCCGCCCCGCCGTACATGATGCGGCCCGGCCCGAGGTAGTCCGCCCCGAAATTCACGAACGCCCCTACCGTCTTCTCCGCACCGATCCGCTTGGCGATCACCGTCTCGTTGAGCCCATTCTGCATCGACACAACGAAGCTGTCGGTCCCGAGGAGGGGGACGATGGGCTCGAGGGCGCCTATGGTGTGCATCGCTTTGACCGCCAGCAATACCGCCTCGGGCGGACGGCCGCCGAGCGCATCTGCCAGCCCCGCGACCGTGACGGCCGGGACACGGACTTGGAACGTGCGGTTCCCCTCGATCGTCAGCCCCGACCGTTCGATCGCGTTCACGTGCTCTTCGACGGTGTCCACCATCAGGACGCCGTGCCCGGCACGGGCGAGGTGCGCCCCTATCGTTCCCCCGATGGCGCCCGCGCCAATGACCGTGAAGTGCATCGCGCATCCTCCCCTAGGCAGTGGCTTGTCACCGATCATCCGGCAGTGTAATACGGCGCGCGCGTCGGCATCGCCTCCGTGAAGGAGCCCTCCCGCCGGTGGCCAATCTGATCCATCGAGGATCCTGGCCGTGATTCCGACCCCGGCATCGCACTTGACGAGTGCGCCGCTCCACAGCGTTCGCCGCCCCGGCGCGCATCCACTCGACCTGGAGAGTCTGTATCATACGAAGCGCATCGCCGCGGTCGAGTGGTCGGCGGACGGGCGGCATCTCTACTTCGAGACCAACGCCAGCGGCCGGTTCAACATCTGGCGCGTCCCGGCCGATGGGGGGTGGCCGGTCCAAATCACGGTATCGGACGAACGTACGGCGCTTGAGGAACCGTCCCCGGACGGCCGGTGGCTCCTCTACACCCAGGACCGGGGCGGAGATGAGAAACCGAACCTCTTCCTCATGACGCCGGCGGGCGGCTTCCCGCGAAACATCACGAACACGAACGGTGTGGGCTACGAGAGCTTTGGGTGGTCTCCTGACGGCAGGCGCCTGGCGTTCGCCGCGGAGCGTGCGTCACCCGGCGCATATGAGGTGTACGTGCTGGATCCTGAAACGACCGAAGTCACCCGGATCGCCGGCAACGAGCGTGGAGAATGCGCCAGGCTCCGCTGGAGCCCTGACGGCCGACGCCTGCTGCTGACCAGAACGCGGAACTATCTGAACCACGGCGTGAGCGTGCTCGACCTCGACACCGGTACAGAACGCGTGCTCATCCCGATTGACGATTCGACGACCTCACGCGGGGTCGGGTGGACTCGCGACGGTCGCCGGGTGATCATGGGATCGAACGCCAATCCATCGGACCTCTCCGCCACCGGGGTGGTGGAGATCGATAACGGCGCGATAACATGGCTCACGTCGGGAGAGTGGGAGACCCTCCCAGTCGGTATCTCCCCCGCTGAGGATCGCTTCGTGTACGTCCGAAACGAAGGCGGGACGCACAGAGTGTTCCTCCGCCTTGTGGATGGTCCGGAGGCCGAGATCCCGCTGCCCGCCGGCGTGCTGTCGGCGGCACGCTTCTCACCCGATGGCATGTGGTTGGCCCTCCTCCACGCCTCTTCGAGCAGCCCCAACGAGATCTGGACGTACGAGATCAAGACGG includes:
- a CDS encoding 2-dehydropantoate 2-reductase, with the protein product MHFTVIGAGAIGGTIGAHLARAGHGVLMVDTVEEHVNAIERSGLTIEGNRTFQVRVPAVTVAGLADALGGRPPEAVLLAVKAMHTIGALEPIVPLLGTDSFVVSMQNGLNETVIAKRIGAEKTVGAFVNFGADYLGPGRIMYGGAGALYLGELDGRLSPRLQQLGVILKDAFLEHTTLTQNIWGYLWGKLGYASMLFATAVVDETMAEVLADPRCRSLLANLAAEVVEVADGEGVQSEGFDGYDPNAMRFATPRDWDGIQRSLDRLVAFNRHSLKQKSGIWRDLAVRRRRTEVDVQLGAVVDVGRRAGVRAPLNEQLVAVIHDLEDGRREMRRGNLDELRRLDEELYH
- a CDS encoding cupin domain-containing protein — protein: MKRVQTGGMRSFFRIVAGTERSQAAVMVLEAGQSTGGDDNVHPDSDQWLYVVSGSGAAVVEGRRVELDAGALLLIEAGEAHEIVNSGAESLVTVNVYAPSVY
- a CDS encoding peroxiredoxin, coding for MARTDNLYELPPDLPMPIDDGACDHLPGARLPAVSLASTSGRAVNLGALPELTVIYCYPRTGRPDVEIPTGWNEIPGARGCTPQACAFRDHYQELRHLGAQVFGLSTQTTDDQREAVERLHLPMELLSDTELRFARALRLPTFEVESMVLIKRLTLVALHGRIIKLFYPVFPPDKNAEDVIAWIQQQPPR
- a CDS encoding heavy-metal-associated domain-containing protein, whose amino-acid sequence is MTTVVLTVPGISCEHCERTIREALTPVKGIQRLDVNITAKQVRVTYDETQVATEKMKEILRQEGYPVAS
- a CDS encoding heavy metal translocating P-type ATPase, which translates into the protein MAHTVIDLPVEGMTCASCVRRIERALGRLDGVGEASVNLATGRARVAVDTSVTTRDQLDAAVEKAGYRVGSRTPAPEDAFSWNAEDGRAPEAERGLTELRRKWITSLAVGLAMMASMYLPLRFEMDLVNPLFLIAATVVQFWAGGVFYAAAWAAGRHGGATMDTLVAMGTSVAYGYSAFVTLWPTLAQRWGFPFHLYYESAVIIIALVLLGRWMEARARTRAGAAIGALVKLRPKTARVIRGGAEQEIPVGTVQVGDLIRVRPGEKVPVDGILVEGTSAVDESMLTGESLPVVKGPGDTVIGATLNATGSFLFRATKIGRDTTLAQIVRLVEAAQGSKAPIQRLADTVSAYFVPAVLIIAVLTFAGWLAFGPEPRLTLALTAAIAVLIIACPCALGLATPTAIMVGTGKAAEFGVLIRGGEALEQARRITAIVFDKTGTLTRGTLRVTQVLPVDGVTEGELLQLGAAAEVGSEHPLGTAIVDRARHLDLTLPAAEDFHALAGQGVRARVGGREVLLGNRSLMQQHRVALDGLVERAEACAQDGASPLYIAVDGRGAGVIAVADTLKPESRDAMTLLRALGLEVWMVTGDHRGTALAIAREAGIDQAHVLVEVRPDQKADVVKRLQAEGKIVAMVGDGINDAPALAQANLGIAIGTGTDVAIAASDITLIGGDLRTIATAIALSRRTVGVIIQGLIWAFAYNVLLIPVAMGVLYPWIHVLLSPVLAAAAMAMSSVSVVTNALRLRGFRPPLSLRPDSGTEGRP
- a CDS encoding M20 family metallopeptidase — translated: MPSFRSSVDRHLEAFLSDLRTFVELESPTVDKAACDRAGRHLAEWYREYARAEITWHRQERWGDHFEARIGEGARKILLLGHFDTVWPVGTVQRLPCRIDGDRLTGPGSFDMKYGDLQALWGLRLALEAGVAKDKTFTFFGNSEEEVGSPTSRPIIERLARASECVFVLEPSVGAEGAIKLWRKGVGMYHLDVEGVASHAGADPEKGRSAVLELARQVVDLHTLNDPARGTTVNVGVVRGGTRSNVVAAHAEAEIDLRVRTAEEARRADEGIRNRPTFIRGTSTRITGGLNRPPMEETEASRRLYILAKRIAADEGFDLPASGTGGGSDGNFTAALGVPTLDGLGAVGDGGHAEHEHVVVSTIAPRLAWFTRLLAEV
- a CDS encoding S9 family peptidase, which codes for MIPTPASHLTSAPLHSVRRPGAHPLDLESLYHTKRIAAVEWSADGRHLYFETNASGRFNIWRVPADGGWPVQITVSDERTALEEPSPDGRWLLYTQDRGGDEKPNLFLMTPAGGFPRNITNTNGVGYESFGWSPDGRRLAFAAERASPGAYEVYVLDPETTEVTRIAGNERGECARLRWSPDGRRLLLTRTRNYLNHGVSVLDLDTGTERVLIPIDDSTTSRGVGWTRDGRRVIMGSNANPSDLSATGVVEIDNGAITWLTSGEWETLPVGISPAEDRFVYVRNEGGTHRVFLRLVDGPEAEIPLPAGVLSAARFSPDGMWLALLHASSSSPNEIWTYEIKTGALRRLSHSLVAGMDAEDFARPHLVVYPSFDGTPVAGFVYLPANAERSRSHPAIVYPHGGPTAQFTNGWVPQVQFLTSRGFVVMAPNFRGSTGFGRAFRQANKRDLGGGDLRDVVAAAEWLTGSGYVDPERIAVMGASYGGYLTLMALAKFPALWAAGVAIVPFANWFTEYEHEDPVLQAYDRSMMGDPVENGDLWRDRSPIFFVDRIRAPLLLLAGANDIRCPAEETQQIVEAVRVAGGAAEAKIYEHEGHGFARRENEIDAFRRVAAFLDTHMQSRRPRG
- a CDS encoding molybdopterin-dependent oxidoreductase, producing the protein MADHAAIERIHGYCGFCIARCGTVATVEDGRFTRLDPDPSHPTGQAICAKGRAAPEIVYHRERLTYPLRRTRPKGDPDPGWERIGWDQALNLTAAAMREVAERHGPHAVAFTVSSPSTTAIADSSGYIRRLANAFGTPNANITLDICGWGRAFATRYTYGVASVGASSGGAMPDIENSGVLILWGYNPSFTRLTHATAVVAALRRGMRLIVIDPRHVGLAGKADLWLRVRPGTDGALALGLANVMLERGWYDRDFIRSWSNGSHLVRADTGRVLTERDLNPSGDGGRVLSWDSVAARPVPYDTTAGRYEGDGTNLALDGEYGVVTPRGEVLCHPAFELYRRLCRRYTPETVEAICWIPRAQVEEAARLIWHARPVSYYAWSGHEQHANVTQTARAMSLLYALTGSFDRPGGNVLFAAPPAAPIDGQELPSARHMAPTVGLAERPLGPARWGYVTTRDLYRAILEGNPYPVRVVIGFGANMVLAHAGGRQGREALKALPFYAHADLFMNPTAELADVVLPVASAFEREALKIGFDVSQEAQSLIQLRPAVVPPPGEARADTDIIFDLAGRLGLAAQFWNGDIDAAYRHQLAPTGVTLEQLRAAPRGVRVPLQPRHAKYAEPDANGVPRGFATPSRKIELYSQTFLDHGYTPLPDFSEPPVGPVARPDLAARFPLILTSAKPSLFCQTQHRALSSLRRRARHPEVELHPAAAQVRGIANGDWVSIETPEGSVRARARLNADLDPRVVVGEHGWWQGCAELGAPGYDPFSPMGANFNLLIGTDALDPVSGTAPHRSYLCQIRPVAQGTVPGPPSP
- a CDS encoding PPOX class F420-dependent oxidoreductase; this translates as MAATIPEPVKTFLEKPNFAVLATQSRSGRVQATPVWFVRAGGEILINTSAGRTKLRNMEANPQVTLAIVDRENPYQYVQIQGRVVKFDKDNGAKGIDRLSQRYMGKPYAYSGGDNPKNRVSIHIAPERVDAHNL